Genomic window (Syngnathoides biaculeatus isolate LvHL_M chromosome 6, ASM1980259v1, whole genome shotgun sequence):
ACCATCACTTACTATTTTTGTTGCTTATTGAAGTTGTAAAACCAAATGATGACTTCACTATGATAGCTGCATGAAGTAGATCAGTGTTGATACTGAAACAATCCCACAGCAAaacaccaaaatggctgacaaaaACAGCATCTACAGTGGGGATCACCAACACGGTGCCCGTGGGAAAATGGTAGCCCACGAGGGCAATATAAAGCGCCCTCAAGgtttgttctaaaaataccataggccaccaattgttactattatttgtgctttaaattttgaatctaagttgcttacgtgaattaaagttttaaaatacctgtaatgtcatttactacaataaattaaaccaaaactacatacgtgtaatgaactgagtctgaaatttgccgcaaacaggtcacgtagcccttcatacaatcggtgctcacgaagtagccctcagcctcaaaaaggttgctgagccctgagctacagggtgtcccaaaaaatatacacacactttcaataatttgtaaattcttttacatgttacaaaattattcaaattataataaacatcagGTTTGCAATTATTTaaagcagtcactgtgatttgacaggcgcgtatgcccatcgcactcgcaaaccTGCACTCGAGCACGAAAAGTcatgcgtgtaaaatttgttgcgagtagaaatacatagatatggaaagatgtcacttattttgtgtagtcttgaccaatgcaattgcgcacttgtcgcgcacacgacaaccgatccagcgcagtgaaccacggcctgatgtcttttttttttttttttaatttaacacggaagcacgtgATCTCTTTGAGCTGGTGCTCAGCCTACTTcaacttcctagtttacctgacacccccccccctctccgctCTTAatggggtacactcataaataaaaacaacacacacccgtacctttatatctgtgggcatgactgaccacaccagtacatttttcagtTATGAGGGActgatttaaagtgtgtatacattttttttggaacacccTGTATTTTGTATGGTGCTTGTTATCCCCATTGGGGTTGCTGGTGAAAGACGGCGTATACCTTGGACTAGTTTCCAGTCAATCATAAAAGGTTTTTTCCAGCGCCTTTGCAGCCTCACTTACGGACTGACTTGTTCATGGTGTCCCGCAGATGTACCACAGCTGACGGACATGAAAGAAGAAGTGACCCCCGACAGGCGCGAGTGGCGCGGCAGTGCAAAAAACCAAGAAACACTGGATCCCCgccacatcaaagaggaagagttCTGGACCAATCCGGACGGAGAAACTGGGAACAGGCCAGGTGATGAAGTGAGGTCCTCACCATTTTATCGCAgaaaaagtcaggaaaacaTTGAGTCAGAGTTTCAAACCAGCAGCTTGGCAGCAGAAGTTGCCGAAGACATCAGCAAAGGACCGCAACCGTATAGCCACGGCGATGCATCGGCCGACCGTTTGACGTCTGACTCATCCAGCGAGGCTCTTCATGGTAACCCAGACTCGCAGGATCACGGCAAGAAGTTTCAGTGCTCCGTATGTGGTAAGACGTACATGTCCAGAGGCAGCCTGAACAGGCATATGATGAATCACAGCGGAGAGAGACCTCACAAGTGCTCGGTATGCAGTAAGAAATTCATGCAGCGCTCGGATTTAGTCATGCACTTGCGCAGTCACACCGGAGTGAAGCCTTTCGCCTGCACGCTTTGCTGCTGGAAGTTTGCTAAAAAGAGCAGTCTGGCGTTGCACATGAGGCGACACACGGGCGAGAAGCCTCACCGGTGCTCGGTGTGCGGCAAAAGATTCCGGCACCGCTCCACGCTAGTGGAacacactcacgttcacatcCAAGGCAGCGTTTACTCTTGCTCGTTGTGCGGCGCCGGATTCCCCGGGAAACGCAGTTTGGTGGCACACAGGAAAACGCACAGAGGAGAACAGATCCTTTCTTGCTCACTTTGCGGAAAGAAAGTGACAAGCGCCAGTTTTTTGGACTTACACATGCGAATGCATACCAGAGAGAAAATACACCCGTGAAAATGAGACCAACATAGATGATGTCGCCGTCTCAGAAGTACATTTAAGTCAAGGCCTCAACCTTTCTTGTTGATGAGAAACCCGTCATCTGAGTATTGCATTCTTACACTACTCGCAAAAGGTTTGAAAATTTGGGCTTTTAGGATTTAAGGATGAACCTAAATTGCAATTTCACTTTACAGGTGGACTTAATGTAACCTTCCCCAAACTCTTAAATACActttttgataaaaaaaaaaaaaataagcaaaataaCTTGAACAATTCAATGGacctccctcccaaaaaaaatctgatttttccAGATGGACAAACTTTATTGGAGACCCATGCACCACTCCATGTAGAAATGCTTTTCTGCAATGTTACAGTGTGGAACTTAAGGATCccagtgtgacagtctgagcgctcccccgtgctgaaaagtctccttgtgatgaatgcgcatgcattactaacaggggaactcttgGTActtagcagacgcttactgggaaatctcccggtctcatagttccccttcttctacatagagggcgctaacatacgttataacctaaacttaaaacaaaagatatacacatCTATGTACGatcgctgtgttcatctttctgggACGTCCACGCcgaacatgaacactctgcgacaagttgtcgaatggcacatgaggcatggatggggatgtttcagacttgccgggagtttacaaaatatacgtgcatgtgcattactcacaaagagactttgcagcaccgggagcgctcagaccgttaCACCGGCCCCAAGTGGctcccggtgctgcaaagtctctttttGAGTAATGCGCACGCGTGCATATTTTGTAAACCTCCGGCCAGTCCGAAAtgtccccatccatgcttcatgtgccatttgacaacttgtcgccgagtgttcatgttcgatATGGACGTCTCAAAAAGACGGACACAGCGattgtacatatatgtgtatatctttttttaatcagcttttgttttaaggttaggctataacgtatgttagctccctctatgtagaagaaggggaactatgagaccgggagatttcccaggaAGCGTCTGCTaagtacccagagttcccctgttaataacgcatgcgcattcatcacaaggagacttttcagcacggggagcactcagactgtcacaccggcCCCAAGTGGACAACAACAATACCTACACCttaaattcatgtttttttttttttatctagttACTCCATTAACTGATTGGATAATCAGTGTAGTTGTGGATTCTAAAAAGATCTCATAATAAAGTCACTCGCAAGGTGATTGCATTTCAGCTTTCCTTCtaaaatttcccccaaaacccGACTGTCCCTAACTTATAGCTAGTTGTGTATGTTGAAGTCATCTGAGGAAGTTGGTCGCctcattcattttgtttcatcTAGTGAgagaaatttgtaatttttttctccctttttacaATATGTAAATGTCATTGGAACTTTCAAATAACTAATAAAATGTCACCTCAACATTGCCTGTAGtgtaaataaagattttatgatGGTGAGATATTCAGCTCAGAACAAGTTCGttcacttgactttttttttttttttaatagggcaaaattaaaaacaagtttggtatttttttatccattttccgagccggttatcctcacgagggccgcatgagtgctggagctgatctCAGGGCAAGTACACGGCCTGCAACAGGAGGCCGTGCTGATGTTTTTCCTTGTCAGtctcacaatttaaaaatgatttaagatGTTAAGATTTGTACGTGTATCTTGCTTTAGATGACTGAAAAAAGTAGCCGAGCGCTATTGAGCAATATTTCCTGTATATGTGGGGTAATGTACGATGATTAAAAGTGATAACAGAATTCTTCCTGCATGTTATGATGAAGTTAACGTTCAACATTCATAGCAAATCACAATCATCCCCCTTAGGCAACAACTTCATCTAGTCTTGCACCTCCAACGTCAGAATGATCCATGTTGCGTTCCTCTGCTCTTTTTTGCCGGCTGGCCTTGCAGTTCCCTATTTTCTTTGGGTGCCTGACTGCAACCAACGGGTGAGGCTTAAATCatttattgattcattcatttcctttaAAACAGGAAACAgcctttaaatgtttttattaaagcCTGGAAATGTCCAGTAGTGGCAAGAACTTTAtgaccgtttttttttgttttcttggtaAGGTGGTGATCATGATGGGGGCAGGATGTAAATAGAGAGTGGTAAAGTCAACTCCAGTTGAGTTGATCATAGATTCATTGAAATCTTGGGTTGTTATTTGCCtctagaaaaaataaaaataaaggaagGACAGTGAAAAGCAGGCATGTGAGCCACTGAGAATTAGAATTAGAATATTATGATGCCTAGAGCTATGCAGAAGCAAATATTCCCCACCcatgtttttatgaaatataaTTGTATGCTTGTGAACTCCAAGAATGGCTCTCGGTAAATGTGCttcttttgtggaaaaaaaagaaaatatacacGAGGTCGCCCCCCCCCTCAGTTGTTTAATTGTGTAGCCCGAGGGCAGCTATTTTTGTCCTCCTAAATATGACCATTGTACTCGTTAATAAAAGAGACTATTTTAACGGTTTCATATTTTTCTGTGCTGAGATGCTCCACCCCGCCCCTCATTATGTCAACTTATGAAAATAGGTATTATATGAGTATATAATTGGctaaaacaaaatacttttgtaCTTGATATTTCAGTCTGTTCTGCACTTgtgcttaaaggtccactgtcatgaaatgcatgatttttaatgttactaatttaaacaaaaaaaggcagctggaatggacgcATCTGTTCTTTCACCTCATAACATGATTCtgacgtatatggatttttgtcactcccgccatgaaaatcctctcgagggatttggtttccagaagaagcaggaagtgacgtcaggagcagacgcccactcaagcggtctcgtgtgtttctacaagttttacctgctggaaagtagctcgttgttccttcgcgttagccaaaatgcccgcTCGTTGTATTGCGGGATATtggtcgaacactcgggaggatggattcgttcTTCGTACtattccaaaagacccggttcgtggtgaaaaatggattgcacgggtgcaaaggacgagagcttactgggttccaaatgacaggtaagtgtgtttacagcggctaaaaaaaactaatagttggggtggggggcgcgacataatcctctcagaatccgacaaaagatccgcacacgttaagtcaggggtgctaaattgGTCAATGTACCCGTTGGCACCGAGCACGGCTTTGGTGGCCCCTCgtccgggctggctcatacattctgtctgggagtctgttgttagttagtagtgatccgcatatcatctaaatatggctcaaaacaacagggtaatattgccctggtcacttcacttgattgtgagatgttctctccttcgaaaagagcttccgtgtcccacagtaggtcgcgcagcgtgttttcagtggccgatgtcccggtgtgacgtcacggacggacgCTTCAGgaaatatggcaaccacttggacgtcgaatgagacttccgcaactttgacgcgctctccgctcatatttatttttctattttctatttttgattTATTACAATTGGTATTTCAGACTGTTTAtaagcatgacacttgacctttaagtacatTAGTTGAATTACTTTTACCTCTGTCATTTGGTTACGTTTTGTGTTCTGACTCCTAAGACTTAAATTCCTGTTTTTCAGGGTCTCGAAAGCTGCGCAATTAAATGTGAGTGTTTAAATTTGTCCATAATGACAACGAACATTCCTCACCGTTGTCAATACGGCATACATATTTTGCAAATGTCAGATAACTGCACAGACGAGCGCAAGGTTGTGCCCCGGCAGAGTGCACCCACCGCTCCCGAATGGGGTCCGTACTCTGTGGGGATAGGTCAGGACAACCATGTGCCTGTTCCCGTTATGAACGTAACGTGGACGCTAAGGTCAGATGGTAAGTAGCGCTTGAGACTTCCATCAGTGCTGTACAGTATCTTCACGGATTCTTTTTAAAAACGGGTCTTGAACTTTTTGCCCCTTCCCCGCTTCTCAGCAAGTGTATTAAAACTCCAGGGGTCACAGTTTCGTATTGTCGATAAACATCTGAATCGAAGTCTGTGTGTGCAGTTTACTTACAGTATCAACCAGCAGCTCAATCCCAATTTTACCAAGGTAAGTCGACACTCtccatcacaggtgtcaaactcaaggcccgggggccagatccgccgCGTCGtgagattttatgtggcctgcggagGCAAGTCACGTctatcaacttctgtgatttttttttttttttttttcatatctgaa
Coding sequences:
- the LOC133501940 gene encoding zinc finger protein 586-like gives rise to the protein MCKVRMLRALVARRLTQAAEDIFGLFERTITEYEEELCRSKEENERQRLLLDAFLKPSSVQIHVEDVPQLTDMKEEVTPDRREWRGSAKNQETLDPRHIKEEEFWTNPDGETGNRPGDEVRSSPFYRRKSQENIESEFQTSSLAAEVAEDISKGPQPYSHGDASADRLTSDSSSEALHGNPDSQDHGKKFQCSVCGKTYMSRGSLNRHMMNHSGERPHKCSVCSKKFMQRSDLVMHLRSHTGVKPFACTLCCWKFAKKSSLALHMRRHTGEKPHRCSVCGKRFRHRSTLVEHTHVHIQGSVYSCSLCGAGFPGKRSLVAHRKTHRGEQILSCSLCGKKVTSASFLDLHMRMHTREKIHP